A region from the Benincasa hispida cultivar B227 chromosome 10, ASM972705v1, whole genome shotgun sequence genome encodes:
- the LOC120088452 gene encoding probable NOT transcription complex subunit VIP2 isoform X1, which translates to MSGLLNSSLNGSTSNLPDGTGRSFATSFSGQSGAASPVFHHSGGGLHNVHGSFSIQNMSGALTSRNSTINNVPSGGVQQPTGTLSSGRFASNNLPVALSQLSHGSSHGHSGVTNRGGISVVGNPGFSSSSNAVGGSIPGILSTSAAIGNRNAVPGLGVSPILGNAGPRITSSMGNMVSGGNIGRSITTGGGLSLPGLASRLNLSANSGSGSLTMQGQNRLMSGVLPQGSQQVISMLSNSYPSAGGPLSQNHMQSVNSLNSLGMLNDVNTNDNSPFDINDFPQLTSRPSSAGGPQGQLSSLRKQGLSPIVQQNQEFSIQNEDFPALPRFKGGNADYGMDIHQKDQHENSVPMMQSQQFSIGRSAGFNLGGTYSHRPQQQQQHSSAVSNGTVSFPPANNQDLLHLHGSDIFPSSHAASYHQQSSGPPGIGLRPLSSPNSASGMGYDQLQQYQQHHGQSQFRLQHISGASQSFRDQGMKSLQAAQSSPDPFGLLGLLSVIRLSDPDLASLALGIDLTTLGLNLNSADNLHKTFGSPWSDEPAKGDPDFNVPQCYLIKPPPSLHQGYFSKFTLETLFYIFFSMPKDEAQLYAANELYNRGWFYHKEHRFWFIRVSNMEPLVKTSTYERGSYLCFDPHTFETVRKDNFVLHYEMVEKRPVLAQH; encoded by the exons ATGTCGGGTTTACTTAAT TCATCTCTTAATGGATCAACTTCAAATCTTCCAGATGGTACTGGGCGATCTTTTGCTACCTCATTTTCTGGTCAGTCTGGTGCAGCCTCCCCTGTTTTTCATCACTCCG GAGGAGGGTTGCATAACGTTCATGGAAGCTTCAGTATTCAGAACATGTCAGGTGCATTAACTTCAAGAAATTCAACGATAAATAATGTTCCATCTGGTGGGGTGCAGCAACCCACTGGAACACTTTCCAGTGGGCGTTTTGCATCAAACAACCTTCCTGTTGCTCTTTCTCAG TTGTCTCACGGCAGCTCCCATGGGCATTCAGGAGTCACCAATAGAGGAGGTATTAGTGTTGTTGGAAACCCTGGATTTAGTAGTAGCTCAAATGCAGTTGGCGGTTCTATTCCTGGGATTCTGTCTACTTCTGCTGCTATTGGTAATCGAAATGCTGTTCCAGGATTGGGTGTATCCCCAATTTTGGGAAATGCAGGTCCTCGGATCACTAGTTCAATGGGAAATATGGTCAGTGGAGGCAACATAGGAAGGAGTATAACGACAGGTGGGGGATTGTCATTACCTGGTCTTGCTTCTCGTCTAAACCTTAGTGCAAATAGTGGATCTGGAAGCTTAACTATGCAAGGACAAAACCGTCTAATGAGTGGTGTGCTACCACAAG GATCTCAACAGGTCATTTCTATGTTGAGTAATTCTTATCCTAGTGCTGGAGGTCCCCTTTCCCAGAACCACATGCAGAGTGTGAATAGTTTGAATTCTTTGGGGATGTTGAATGATGTGAACACCAATGACAATTCTCCTTTTGATATTAATGATTTTCCTCAGTTAACAAGTCGTCCAAGTTCGGCAGGAGGGCCTCAAGGACAATTAA GTTCGCTGAGAAAGCAGGGCCTGAGTCCTATTGTTCAACAAAACCAAGAGTTCAGCATTCAGAATGAAGACTTTCCAGCATTACCTAGATTTAAAG GTGGCAATGCTGATTATGGTATGGACATTCATCAGAAAGATCAACATGAAAATTCTGTGCCTATGATGCAGTCTCAGCAGTTCTCT ATTGGAAGGTCCGCTGGATTTAACCTAGGGGGCACCTATTCACATCGACCCCAGCAGCAGCAACAGCATTCTTCAGCCGTCAGTAACGGCACAGTCTCCTTTCCACCTGCAAATAATCAGGATCTCCTCCATTTACACGGATCAGATATATTCCCATCTTCACATGCTGCATCCTATCACCAGCAG TCTAGTGGTCCTCCTGGTATTGGTTTAAGACCACTAAGCTCTCCTAATTCAGCTTCTGGAATGGGTTATGACCAACTTCAGCAATATCAGCAGCATCACGGTCAATCTCAGTTTCGATTGCAACACATTTCTGGTGCTAGCCAGTCATTTAGAGATCAGGGCATGAAATCTCTGCAGGCGGCTCAATCTTCTCCTGATCCGTTTGGTTTACTTGGTTTGTTAAGTGTTATAAGGTTGAGCGATCCCGATCTTGCATCCCTTGCACTCGGAATTGATTTGACCACGTTAGGATTAAATTTGAATTCAGCAGATAACCTTCACAAAACTTTTGGCTCCCCATGGTCTGACGAACCTGCCAAGGGTGATCCAGATTTCAATGTACCGCAATGCTATCTTATTAAACCACCACCTTCACTACAT CAAGGGTACTTCTCAAAATTTACTCTGGAGACactgttttatatatttttcag CATGCCAAAAGATGAAGCTCAGTTGTATGCTGCGAATGAACT ttATAATAGAGGCTGGTTTTATCACAAAGAACATCGGTTCTGGTTCATTCGGGTCTCGAACATGGAACCACTTGTGAAGACTAGCACGTATGAAAGAGGATCATATCTCTGTTTCGATCCCCACACTTTTGAAACTGTCCGCAAG GATAACTTCGTTCTCCACTACGAGATGGTAGAAAAGAGACCAGTTCTAGCGCAACATTGA
- the LOC120088452 gene encoding probable NOT transcription complex subunit VIP2 isoform X3 codes for MSGALTSRNSTINNVPSGGVQQPTGTLSSGRFASNNLPVALSQLSHGSSHGHSGVTNRGGISVVGNPGFSSSSNAVGGSIPGILSTSAAIGNRNAVPGLGVSPILGNAGPRITSSMGNMVSGGNIGRSITTGGGLSLPGLASRLNLSANSGSGSLTMQGQNRLMSGVLPQGSQQVISMLSNSYPSAGGPLSQNHMQSVNSLNSLGMLNDVNTNDNSPFDINDFPQLTSRPSSAGGPQGQLSSLRKQGLSPIVQQNQEFSIQNEDFPALPRFKGGNADYGMDIHQKDQHENSVPMMQSQQFSIGRSAGFNLGGTYSHRPQQQQQHSSAVSNGTVSFPPANNQDLLHLHGSDIFPSSHAASYHQQSSGPPGIGLRPLSSPNSASGMGYDQLQQYQQHHGQSQFRLQHISGASQSFRDQGMKSLQAAQSSPDPFGLLGLLSVIRLSDPDLASLALGIDLTTLGLNLNSADNLHKTFGSPWSDEPAKGDPDFNVPQCYLIKPPPSLHQGYFSKFTLETLFYIFFSMPKDEAQLYAANELYNRGWFYHKEHRFWFIRVSNMEPLVKTSTYERGSYLCFDPHTFETVRKDNFVLHYEMVEKRPVLAQH; via the exons ATGTCAGGTGCATTAACTTCAAGAAATTCAACGATAAATAATGTTCCATCTGGTGGGGTGCAGCAACCCACTGGAACACTTTCCAGTGGGCGTTTTGCATCAAACAACCTTCCTGTTGCTCTTTCTCAG TTGTCTCACGGCAGCTCCCATGGGCATTCAGGAGTCACCAATAGAGGAGGTATTAGTGTTGTTGGAAACCCTGGATTTAGTAGTAGCTCAAATGCAGTTGGCGGTTCTATTCCTGGGATTCTGTCTACTTCTGCTGCTATTGGTAATCGAAATGCTGTTCCAGGATTGGGTGTATCCCCAATTTTGGGAAATGCAGGTCCTCGGATCACTAGTTCAATGGGAAATATGGTCAGTGGAGGCAACATAGGAAGGAGTATAACGACAGGTGGGGGATTGTCATTACCTGGTCTTGCTTCTCGTCTAAACCTTAGTGCAAATAGTGGATCTGGAAGCTTAACTATGCAAGGACAAAACCGTCTAATGAGTGGTGTGCTACCACAAG GATCTCAACAGGTCATTTCTATGTTGAGTAATTCTTATCCTAGTGCTGGAGGTCCCCTTTCCCAGAACCACATGCAGAGTGTGAATAGTTTGAATTCTTTGGGGATGTTGAATGATGTGAACACCAATGACAATTCTCCTTTTGATATTAATGATTTTCCTCAGTTAACAAGTCGTCCAAGTTCGGCAGGAGGGCCTCAAGGACAATTAA GTTCGCTGAGAAAGCAGGGCCTGAGTCCTATTGTTCAACAAAACCAAGAGTTCAGCATTCAGAATGAAGACTTTCCAGCATTACCTAGATTTAAAG GTGGCAATGCTGATTATGGTATGGACATTCATCAGAAAGATCAACATGAAAATTCTGTGCCTATGATGCAGTCTCAGCAGTTCTCT ATTGGAAGGTCCGCTGGATTTAACCTAGGGGGCACCTATTCACATCGACCCCAGCAGCAGCAACAGCATTCTTCAGCCGTCAGTAACGGCACAGTCTCCTTTCCACCTGCAAATAATCAGGATCTCCTCCATTTACACGGATCAGATATATTCCCATCTTCACATGCTGCATCCTATCACCAGCAG TCTAGTGGTCCTCCTGGTATTGGTTTAAGACCACTAAGCTCTCCTAATTCAGCTTCTGGAATGGGTTATGACCAACTTCAGCAATATCAGCAGCATCACGGTCAATCTCAGTTTCGATTGCAACACATTTCTGGTGCTAGCCAGTCATTTAGAGATCAGGGCATGAAATCTCTGCAGGCGGCTCAATCTTCTCCTGATCCGTTTGGTTTACTTGGTTTGTTAAGTGTTATAAGGTTGAGCGATCCCGATCTTGCATCCCTTGCACTCGGAATTGATTTGACCACGTTAGGATTAAATTTGAATTCAGCAGATAACCTTCACAAAACTTTTGGCTCCCCATGGTCTGACGAACCTGCCAAGGGTGATCCAGATTTCAATGTACCGCAATGCTATCTTATTAAACCACCACCTTCACTACAT CAAGGGTACTTCTCAAAATTTACTCTGGAGACactgttttatatatttttcag CATGCCAAAAGATGAAGCTCAGTTGTATGCTGCGAATGAACT ttATAATAGAGGCTGGTTTTATCACAAAGAACATCGGTTCTGGTTCATTCGGGTCTCGAACATGGAACCACTTGTGAAGACTAGCACGTATGAAAGAGGATCATATCTCTGTTTCGATCCCCACACTTTTGAAACTGTCCGCAAG GATAACTTCGTTCTCCACTACGAGATGGTAGAAAAGAGACCAGTTCTAGCGCAACATTGA
- the LOC120088452 gene encoding probable NOT transcription complex subunit VIP2 isoform X2, with translation MSGLLNSSLNGSTSNLPDGTGRSFATSFSGQSGAASPVFHHSGGGLHNVHGSFSIQNMSGALTSRNSTINNVPSGGVQQPTGTLSSGRFASNNLPVALSQLSHGSSHGHSGVTNRGGLGVSPILGNAGPRITSSMGNMVSGGNIGRSITTGGGLSLPGLASRLNLSANSGSGSLTMQGQNRLMSGVLPQGSQQVISMLSNSYPSAGGPLSQNHMQSVNSLNSLGMLNDVNTNDNSPFDINDFPQLTSRPSSAGGPQGQLSSLRKQGLSPIVQQNQEFSIQNEDFPALPRFKGGNADYGMDIHQKDQHENSVPMMQSQQFSIGRSAGFNLGGTYSHRPQQQQQHSSAVSNGTVSFPPANNQDLLHLHGSDIFPSSHAASYHQQSSGPPGIGLRPLSSPNSASGMGYDQLQQYQQHHGQSQFRLQHISGASQSFRDQGMKSLQAAQSSPDPFGLLGLLSVIRLSDPDLASLALGIDLTTLGLNLNSADNLHKTFGSPWSDEPAKGDPDFNVPQCYLIKPPPSLHQGYFSKFTLETLFYIFFSMPKDEAQLYAANELYNRGWFYHKEHRFWFIRVSNMEPLVKTSTYERGSYLCFDPHTFETVRKDNFVLHYEMVEKRPVLAQH, from the exons ATGTCGGGTTTACTTAAT TCATCTCTTAATGGATCAACTTCAAATCTTCCAGATGGTACTGGGCGATCTTTTGCTACCTCATTTTCTGGTCAGTCTGGTGCAGCCTCCCCTGTTTTTCATCACTCCG GAGGAGGGTTGCATAACGTTCATGGAAGCTTCAGTATTCAGAACATGTCAGGTGCATTAACTTCAAGAAATTCAACGATAAATAATGTTCCATCTGGTGGGGTGCAGCAACCCACTGGAACACTTTCCAGTGGGCGTTTTGCATCAAACAACCTTCCTGTTGCTCTTTCTCAG TTGTCTCACGGCAGCTCCCATGGGCATTCAGGAGTCACCAATAGAGGAG GATTGGGTGTATCCCCAATTTTGGGAAATGCAGGTCCTCGGATCACTAGTTCAATGGGAAATATGGTCAGTGGAGGCAACATAGGAAGGAGTATAACGACAGGTGGGGGATTGTCATTACCTGGTCTTGCTTCTCGTCTAAACCTTAGTGCAAATAGTGGATCTGGAAGCTTAACTATGCAAGGACAAAACCGTCTAATGAGTGGTGTGCTACCACAAG GATCTCAACAGGTCATTTCTATGTTGAGTAATTCTTATCCTAGTGCTGGAGGTCCCCTTTCCCAGAACCACATGCAGAGTGTGAATAGTTTGAATTCTTTGGGGATGTTGAATGATGTGAACACCAATGACAATTCTCCTTTTGATATTAATGATTTTCCTCAGTTAACAAGTCGTCCAAGTTCGGCAGGAGGGCCTCAAGGACAATTAA GTTCGCTGAGAAAGCAGGGCCTGAGTCCTATTGTTCAACAAAACCAAGAGTTCAGCATTCAGAATGAAGACTTTCCAGCATTACCTAGATTTAAAG GTGGCAATGCTGATTATGGTATGGACATTCATCAGAAAGATCAACATGAAAATTCTGTGCCTATGATGCAGTCTCAGCAGTTCTCT ATTGGAAGGTCCGCTGGATTTAACCTAGGGGGCACCTATTCACATCGACCCCAGCAGCAGCAACAGCATTCTTCAGCCGTCAGTAACGGCACAGTCTCCTTTCCACCTGCAAATAATCAGGATCTCCTCCATTTACACGGATCAGATATATTCCCATCTTCACATGCTGCATCCTATCACCAGCAG TCTAGTGGTCCTCCTGGTATTGGTTTAAGACCACTAAGCTCTCCTAATTCAGCTTCTGGAATGGGTTATGACCAACTTCAGCAATATCAGCAGCATCACGGTCAATCTCAGTTTCGATTGCAACACATTTCTGGTGCTAGCCAGTCATTTAGAGATCAGGGCATGAAATCTCTGCAGGCGGCTCAATCTTCTCCTGATCCGTTTGGTTTACTTGGTTTGTTAAGTGTTATAAGGTTGAGCGATCCCGATCTTGCATCCCTTGCACTCGGAATTGATTTGACCACGTTAGGATTAAATTTGAATTCAGCAGATAACCTTCACAAAACTTTTGGCTCCCCATGGTCTGACGAACCTGCCAAGGGTGATCCAGATTTCAATGTACCGCAATGCTATCTTATTAAACCACCACCTTCACTACAT CAAGGGTACTTCTCAAAATTTACTCTGGAGACactgttttatatatttttcag CATGCCAAAAGATGAAGCTCAGTTGTATGCTGCGAATGAACT ttATAATAGAGGCTGGTTTTATCACAAAGAACATCGGTTCTGGTTCATTCGGGTCTCGAACATGGAACCACTTGTGAAGACTAGCACGTATGAAAGAGGATCATATCTCTGTTTCGATCCCCACACTTTTGAAACTGTCCGCAAG GATAACTTCGTTCTCCACTACGAGATGGTAGAAAAGAGACCAGTTCTAGCGCAACATTGA